From the genome of Streptomyces sp. V1I1, one region includes:
- a CDS encoding NACHT domain-containing NTPase: MSRPVTRRFPGTRCVVTVRPLAVEPDWLKSEHFEELSLLPMTGSDIHAFVAAWHRAARLDGDDGENLDDLERDLAQQFEQNRALSDLARTPLLCAVICALHRLRQGFLPETRWALYQSALQMLLGNRDKRRKIDAPEGISMNVEEHLQLLQRIAVWLVRGGQAEFTREQALHQLNRALPGMPRVQEQGTPEDVLNHLLNRSGLLQERGDDDFQFAHRTFQDFLVAKEFVEGDHIQEALQHAHEQQWQDVLLLAAGHCSRRELTVLVNGLMAAGSSLGKREGRRTALYVLAALCAQHAAWLDATTATTLKRVRSGITSVVPPRNATELHLLARLGPYVLPLLPGPDDRDAAKDKRVVDLINEIGGADAVPYARRFAEVSDGRFRLAFLLARNWANYPAGTFAREVLARVDLTDVPLHVTTREQLAQLPVLSHVRHLDITGDFSAADLESHLDGHSIDTIDIADNKLLTDLAFLRCCGSQLQRVAINRCPAVESLAFLPELDALHVVELNAVRVSAVDVGAMARISRLSSLFISYPTMGEEKLNLTPLRAVAGLTLSVSGLPKRQIIDYR; the protein is encoded by the coding sequence GTGAGTCGACCGGTCACCCGCCGCTTCCCCGGCACCCGGTGCGTGGTGACCGTACGGCCGCTCGCGGTCGAGCCGGACTGGCTGAAGTCGGAGCACTTCGAGGAGCTCAGCCTGCTGCCGATGACCGGCTCGGACATCCACGCTTTCGTCGCCGCATGGCACAGGGCAGCCCGCCTGGACGGCGACGACGGCGAGAACCTGGACGACCTGGAACGGGACCTGGCCCAGCAGTTCGAGCAGAACCGCGCGCTCAGCGATCTCGCCCGTACGCCGCTGCTCTGCGCGGTCATCTGCGCCCTGCACCGGCTGCGCCAGGGTTTCCTGCCGGAGACCCGATGGGCGCTCTACCAGTCCGCGCTCCAGATGCTCCTCGGCAACCGCGACAAGCGCCGCAAGATCGACGCGCCCGAAGGCATCTCCATGAATGTGGAGGAGCATCTGCAGCTGCTCCAGCGGATCGCGGTATGGCTGGTGCGAGGCGGCCAGGCCGAATTCACCCGGGAACAGGCCCTGCACCAACTGAACCGCGCCCTGCCGGGGATGCCACGGGTACAGGAGCAGGGCACGCCCGAGGATGTACTGAATCATCTGCTCAACCGCAGCGGTCTCCTCCAGGAACGCGGCGACGACGACTTCCAGTTCGCCCACCGCACCTTCCAGGACTTCCTGGTGGCCAAGGAGTTCGTCGAAGGCGACCACATCCAGGAGGCGCTTCAGCACGCCCATGAGCAGCAATGGCAGGACGTCCTGCTGCTGGCCGCGGGCCATTGTTCCCGCCGGGAACTGACCGTGCTGGTCAATGGATTGATGGCCGCCGGCTCCTCGCTGGGGAAGCGGGAAGGCAGGCGTACCGCCTTGTATGTACTGGCGGCGCTGTGCGCACAGCACGCGGCGTGGCTGGACGCGACCACCGCGACCACTCTCAAGCGCGTGCGGTCGGGGATCACGTCTGTCGTCCCGCCCCGCAATGCCACCGAGCTGCACCTGCTGGCCCGGCTGGGGCCGTATGTGCTGCCGCTTCTGCCCGGTCCCGACGACCGGGACGCGGCGAAGGACAAGCGTGTGGTCGATCTGATCAACGAGATCGGCGGCGCCGACGCCGTCCCCTACGCCCGGCGTTTCGCGGAAGTGTCCGACGGCCGATTCCGCTTGGCCTTCTTACTGGCGCGCAATTGGGCCAATTACCCGGCCGGCACGTTCGCCCGCGAAGTCCTGGCTCGCGTCGATCTGACGGACGTGCCCCTGCACGTCACCACCCGCGAACAGCTGGCACAGCTCCCCGTGTTGTCACACGTTCGGCACCTCGACATCACGGGTGACTTCAGCGCCGCCGACCTCGAGTCCCACCTCGACGGCCACAGCATCGATACCATCGACATCGCAGACAACAAGCTCCTCACCGACCTGGCCTTCCTGCGCTGCTGCGGTTCACAGCTCCAGCGGGTGGCCATCAATCGCTGCCCCGCCGTGGAAAGCCTCGCGTTCCTCCCCGAACTCGACGCTCTGCACGTGGTCGAGCTGAATGCCGTGCGGGTTTCCGCCGTCGATGTGGGGGCGATGGCCCGGATATCCCGGCTGAGCTCCCTCTTCATCTCGTACCCCACGATGGGGGAGGAAAAGCTGAATCTGACACCGCTGCGGGCCGTGGCCGGGTTGACGCTCAGCGTCTCCGGCCTTCCCAAGCGACAGATCATCGACTACCGCTGA
- a CDS encoding M23 family metallopeptidase, whose amino-acid sequence MSQRATSHLPRPSALRTRAAVLAAGLGASMVLGAGAAFAAGTSAPAAAGSATAVDASSAVAAQALAQSKAAAAAKAAAAAKAAAAKAAAAKAAAAKSKAAKPKAAKNAVTWVKPVTDYKLTASFNQGGNMWSHKHSGQDFAVPVGTPVKAAFNGVVVKAGSNGGGDGPAYGNAIVIKHTNGKYSQYAHLSKVNVTVGKSVKAGQTIARSGNTGNSSGPHLHFEIRTTPNYGSALNPMAYLRSAGVTI is encoded by the coding sequence ATGTCGCAGCGCGCCACGTCCCACCTTCCCCGCCCGTCCGCTCTCCGTACCCGCGCCGCCGTGCTGGCCGCCGGTCTGGGAGCGTCGATGGTGCTCGGGGCCGGGGCCGCGTTCGCCGCTGGGACCAGTGCGCCGGCGGCTGCCGGTTCCGCCACCGCGGTGGACGCCTCGAGTGCCGTCGCCGCGCAGGCCCTGGCGCAGTCCAAGGCCGCCGCAGCCGCGAAGGCGGCCGCCGCCGCGAAGGCAGCGGCCGCGAAGGCAGCGGCCGCGAAGGCCGCAGCCGCGAAGTCGAAGGCTGCCAAGCCCAAGGCTGCGAAGAATGCCGTGACCTGGGTCAAGCCCGTCACCGACTACAAGCTGACCGCGAGCTTCAACCAGGGCGGCAACATGTGGTCGCACAAGCACTCCGGCCAGGACTTCGCCGTCCCCGTCGGCACCCCGGTCAAGGCCGCCTTCAACGGTGTCGTCGTGAAGGCCGGCTCGAACGGCGGCGGCGACGGTCCCGCGTACGGCAACGCCATCGTGATCAAGCACACCAACGGCAAGTACTCGCAGTACGCCCACCTGTCGAAGGTCAACGTCACAGTCGGCAAGAGCGTGAAGGCGGGCCAGACCATCGCCCGGTCCGGCAACACCGGCAACTCATCCGGTCCGCACCTGCACTTCGAGATCCGTACGACCCCGAACTACGGTTCCGCGCTCAACCCGATGGCCTACCTGCGCTCGGCCGGCGTCACCATCTGA
- the dacB gene encoding D-alanyl-D-alanine carboxypeptidase/D-alanyl-D-alanine-endopeptidase — MSRPVCATSRSVIRSNRRPRGWILPVVIGLACTLTWSAPAGAGPSDTGLKGAIDKILADARMDGGAASVVIADAATGERLYQRDGADRLMPASNTKLATSAAAMALLGPEYRYRTDVLSTGRRHGSTLRGDLYLRGSGDPTTLAKDYDRLAADLAASGVTRVTGRLVADDTRFDTQRLGRSWAGDDESSYYSAQISPLTVAPDTDYDSGTVVVEALPGAAPGDKPRVKLTPPTDYVRIDIRGTTVPAGQPDTLAVERQHGTNTITVSGNIPVGASATKEWVSVWEPTGYAAAVFSDALAAHGVRIAGGPRLGRPTPSDAKLLASHSSMPLRELMFPFMKLSNNMHAEALTKTIGYETAGRGTWDAGLSAITGYLKQEGVQTSTIRQLDGSGLTRMNLFPAQQLATLLLSVQDAPWYPDWSASLPVACNPDRAIGGTLRTRMCATPAALNARGKTGSLTGASALSGYVTDAGGRELVYSVVLNNYLASSVKSIEDAIVVTLARSDTAGDTIAAVPPRGPRSSDPAADLECSWQKPKFC; from the coding sequence ATGAGTAGACCCGTGTGTGCCACGAGTAGATCCGTAATTCGCTCGAACCGGCGCCCCCGCGGCTGGATCCTGCCCGTGGTCATCGGGCTCGCCTGCACGCTCACCTGGAGCGCGCCCGCCGGGGCCGGTCCCTCCGACACCGGCCTCAAGGGCGCCATCGACAAGATCCTCGCCGACGCCCGCATGGACGGCGGAGCCGCGAGTGTGGTGATCGCCGACGCCGCCACCGGGGAGCGGCTCTATCAGCGGGACGGCGCCGACCGCCTCATGCCCGCCTCCAACACCAAGCTCGCCACCTCCGCCGCCGCGATGGCGCTGCTGGGCCCCGAATACCGCTACCGCACCGACGTCCTGTCCACCGGCCGCCGCCACGGCTCCACCCTCCGCGGCGACCTCTATCTGCGCGGCAGCGGCGACCCGACCACGCTCGCCAAGGACTACGACCGGCTCGCCGCCGACCTGGCCGCCTCCGGCGTCACCCGCGTCACCGGCCGCCTCGTCGCGGACGACACCCGCTTCGACACCCAGCGCCTCGGCCGCTCCTGGGCCGGGGACGACGAGTCCTCGTACTACTCCGCGCAGATCTCCCCGCTCACCGTCGCGCCCGACACCGACTACGACTCCGGCACGGTCGTCGTCGAGGCGCTCCCCGGCGCCGCGCCGGGCGACAAGCCGCGCGTGAAGCTCACCCCGCCCACCGACTACGTACGCATCGACATCCGCGGCACCACCGTCCCCGCCGGACAGCCCGACACCCTCGCCGTCGAGCGGCAGCACGGCACCAACACGATCACCGTCAGCGGGAACATCCCGGTCGGCGCGAGCGCCACCAAGGAGTGGGTGAGCGTGTGGGAACCCACCGGCTACGCCGCCGCGGTCTTCTCCGACGCGCTCGCCGCCCACGGCGTACGCATCGCCGGCGGCCCCCGCCTCGGCCGTCCAACCCCGTCCGACGCGAAGCTCCTCGCCTCGCACAGCTCCATGCCGCTACGGGAGTTGATGTTCCCGTTCATGAAGCTGTCCAACAACATGCACGCCGAAGCGCTCACCAAGACGATCGGCTACGAGACGGCCGGCCGCGGCACCTGGGACGCGGGCCTGTCGGCGATCACCGGCTACCTCAAGCAGGAGGGCGTGCAGACCTCCACCATCCGCCAGCTCGACGGCTCGGGCCTGACCCGGATGAACCTCTTCCCGGCCCAGCAGCTCGCCACCCTGCTCCTCTCGGTCCAAGACGCCCCCTGGTACCCCGACTGGTCAGCATCCCTCCCAGTGGCCTGCAACCCGGACCGCGCCATCGGCGGCACCCTGCGCACCCGGATGTGCGCGACCCCGGCGGCCCTCAACGCCCGCGGCAAGACCGGCTCGTTGACGGGCGCTTCGGCTCTCTCCGGGTACGTCACGGACGCCGGCGGCCGCGAGCTCGTCTACAGCGTCGTCCTCAACAACTACCTAGCCTCGTCGGTGAAGAGCATCGAGGACGCGATCGTGGTCACCCTGGCCAGGTCCGACACGGCCGGGGACACCATCGCCGCCGTACCGCCGCGGGGCCCGCGCAGCTCGGATCCCGCGGCGGATCTCGAATGCTCCTGGCAGAAGCCGAAGTTCTGCTGA
- a CDS encoding helix-turn-helix transcriptional regulator, translating to MDRDWAEPLDLDAVAAHAGYSRYHFVRAFKAVYGQTPGQYLSRRRIDRAEELLRSADLSVTEICTLVGFSSLGTFSTRFKKQTGLTPSEYRARHVGRGAALIPGCYALLWAGGFPGKEKPLSKQRNSEEAD from the coding sequence ATGGACCGTGACTGGGCCGAGCCGCTCGACCTGGACGCGGTGGCCGCCCATGCCGGGTATTCGCGCTACCACTTCGTACGCGCCTTCAAGGCGGTGTACGGGCAGACGCCCGGCCAGTATCTGTCGCGCAGGCGGATAGACCGGGCCGAGGAGCTGCTGCGCTCGGCGGATCTGTCGGTCACCGAGATCTGCACGCTGGTCGGCTTCAGCAGCCTGGGCACGTTCTCGACCCGGTTCAAGAAGCAGACCGGGCTGACCCCGAGCGAGTACCGCGCCAGGCATGTGGGGCGGGGAGCCGCGCTGATACCGGGGTGCTACGCCCTGCTGTGGGCGGGCGGCTTCCCGGGCAAGGAGAAGCCTCTTTCCAAGCAGCGCAATTCTGAAGAAGCCGACTGA
- a CDS encoding SigE family RNA polymerase sigma factor, which translates to MAHGEVLEFEEYVRNRQEALLRSARRLVPDPIDAQDLLQTALVRTYGRWDGIADKSLADAYLRRVMINTRTEWWRARKLEEVPTEQLPDASVDDGSEQRADRALLMDILKVLAPKQRSVVVLRHWEQMSTEETAAALGMSAGTVKSTLHRALARLRQELESRDLDIRALERGEVRRNGECDGRGQERCAA; encoded by the coding sequence ATGGCGCACGGCGAGGTGCTCGAATTCGAAGAGTACGTACGCAACCGGCAGGAGGCGCTTCTGCGCAGCGCCCGGCGTCTCGTCCCCGACCCGATCGACGCGCAGGACCTGCTGCAGACCGCTCTGGTCCGCACCTACGGTCGCTGGGACGGCATCGCGGACAAGTCGCTGGCCGACGCGTACCTCCGCCGCGTGATGATAAATACGCGTACGGAGTGGTGGCGCGCCCGCAAGCTGGAAGAGGTTCCGACCGAGCAGCTGCCCGACGCGAGCGTCGACGACGGCAGTGAGCAGCGCGCGGACCGCGCCCTGTTGATGGACATCCTGAAGGTGCTCGCACCCAAGCAGCGCAGCGTCGTGGTGCTGCGACACTGGGAGCAGATGAGCACGGAGGAGACCGCTGCCGCGCTGGGTATGTCGGCCGGTACGGTCAAGAGCACGCTGCACCGGGCGCTGGCCCGGCTCCGACAGGAGCTGGAGAGCCGGGACCTGGACATCCGTGCCCTGGAGCGCGGCGAGGTGCGGCGTAACGGTGAGTGCGACGGACGGGGGCAGGAGCGGTGCGCGGCCTGA
- a CDS encoding trypco2 family protein yields the protein MTDIELADAIQSVRDQLLDAATRATGQPVAFEVGDIQMEFTIELRKEVKGGAKVKAWVVEAGADAARTTGHTHKIAFTLKPRNAATGGRWKVGNEHLGSTDDFGAGPAD from the coding sequence ATGACGGACATCGAGCTCGCCGACGCCATCCAGTCGGTACGGGACCAGTTACTCGACGCGGCCACCCGGGCCACCGGTCAGCCGGTCGCCTTCGAAGTCGGGGACATTCAGATGGAGTTCACGATCGAGCTCCGAAAGGAGGTCAAGGGCGGCGCGAAGGTGAAGGCCTGGGTGGTGGAGGCGGGCGCGGACGCCGCCCGTACCACCGGCCACACCCACAAGATCGCCTTCACCCTCAAGCCGCGGAACGCGGCCACGGGCGGGCGCTGGAAGGTCGGCAACGAACATCTCGGCAGCACCGACGACTTCGGCGCCGGACCCGCTGACTGA
- a CDS encoding VOC family protein: MIKGLAISTVWVLDQDRAKEFYTERLGLEVRTDMTMGEGGMRWLTVGAKDQPDVELTLMVPGAPAMDPESAEAIKKLIAKGVMGAGVLTTDDVHGDYEKLKARGVEFVQPPQDRPYGTEAILRDDSGNWYSFTQRREGGLDLDKDWSC; the protein is encoded by the coding sequence ATGATCAAGGGTCTTGCCATTTCCACGGTCTGGGTCCTGGACCAGGACAGGGCGAAGGAGTTCTACACCGAGAGGCTCGGCCTGGAGGTCCGCACCGACATGACGATGGGCGAGGGAGGCATGCGCTGGCTGACGGTCGGCGCCAAGGACCAGCCCGATGTGGAACTGACGCTCATGGTGCCGGGCGCGCCCGCGATGGACCCGGAATCCGCCGAGGCCATCAAGAAGCTCATCGCCAAGGGGGTCATGGGCGCCGGAGTGCTGACCACCGACGACGTCCACGGCGACTACGAGAAGCTCAAGGCACGCGGCGTGGAGTTCGTACAGCCGCCGCAGGACCGTCCGTATGGCACGGAGGCGATCCTGCGCGACGACTCGGGCAACTGGTACTCGTTCACCCAGCGGCGCGAGGGCGGGCTCGACCTGGACAAGGACTGGTCCTGCTAG
- the cseC gene encoding two-component system sensor histidine kinase CseC, which yields MKRLVLRTGVRWKISIAIAGVGALIAMALSLVVHNAARVSMLDNARDVQMDRVLLAQRWYETSKNKDPRFNTKINDSALPRSLQKLMREKRRGTYVDEGNGGTPDIWAAVPLSNGDVLSLHTQFAGRSATVMKDLDRALIIGSVSVVFGGCALGVLIGGQLSRRLRKAAAAAGNVAQGNTEVRVRDAIGGVVRDETDDLARAVDALTDALNERIEAERRVTADIAHELRTPVTGLLTAAELLPPGRPTELVRDRAQAMRTLVEDVLEVARLDSASERAELQEISLGEFVSRRITVLNRDVVVRVVHESWVSTDPRRLERILLNLLTNAAKYGKPPVEVTVEGRVVRVRDHGPGFPEALLREGPSRFRTGASDRAGTGHGLGLTIAAGQARVLGARLTFRNAAPEGMATPLGESGGAIAVLWLPEHAPTNTGSFPMMPLPD from the coding sequence ATGAAGCGGCTCGTACTGCGCACAGGAGTCCGCTGGAAGATCAGCATCGCGATCGCGGGCGTCGGCGCGCTGATCGCCATGGCGCTGAGCCTTGTCGTGCACAACGCCGCCCGCGTCTCGATGCTGGACAACGCCCGCGATGTGCAGATGGACCGGGTGCTGCTCGCGCAGCGCTGGTACGAGACGTCCAAGAACAAGGACCCGCGTTTCAACACCAAGATCAATGACTCTGCCCTGCCAAGGTCACTCCAGAAGCTGATGCGCGAGAAGCGGCGCGGCACCTACGTGGACGAGGGCAACGGCGGCACGCCCGACATCTGGGCCGCCGTACCGCTGTCCAACGGAGACGTGCTCTCCCTGCACACCCAGTTCGCCGGCCGCAGCGCCACCGTCATGAAGGATCTCGACCGGGCGCTGATCATCGGCTCGGTCTCCGTGGTCTTCGGCGGCTGCGCGCTCGGCGTGCTGATCGGCGGGCAGCTCTCCCGCCGGCTGCGCAAGGCCGCCGCGGCCGCCGGCAACGTCGCGCAGGGCAATACGGAGGTACGGGTCAGGGACGCGATCGGCGGTGTCGTACGCGACGAGACCGACGATCTGGCCCGCGCCGTGGACGCGCTGACCGACGCCCTGAACGAGCGCATCGAGGCGGAGCGCCGGGTCACCGCCGACATCGCGCACGAGCTGCGCACCCCGGTCACCGGGCTGCTCACGGCCGCCGAGCTGCTGCCGCCCGGCCGCCCCACCGAGCTCGTACGAGACCGGGCGCAGGCCATGCGGACGCTGGTCGAGGACGTCCTGGAGGTGGCCAGGCTCGACAGCGCGTCGGAGCGGGCCGAGCTCCAGGAGATCTCGCTCGGTGAGTTTGTCAGCCGCCGGATCACAGTGCTGAACCGCGATGTGGTCGTCCGCGTCGTGCACGAGTCGTGGGTCAGCACCGATCCGCGGCGGCTGGAGCGCATCCTGCTCAATCTGCTGACCAACGCCGCCAAGTACGGCAAGCCGCCGGTCGAGGTCACGGTCGAGGGCCGCGTGGTGCGGGTCCGCGACCACGGTCCCGGCTTCCCCGAGGCGCTGCTGCGGGAGGGCCCGAGCCGCTTCCGCACGGGCGCCAGCGACCGCGCGGGGACGGGCCACGGCCTGGGCCTGACGATCGCGGCGGGCCAGGCGCGGGTCCTCGGCGCGCGGCTGACGTTCCGCAATGCCGCGCCGGAGGGGATGGCGACGCCGCTGGGCGAGTCGGGCGGCGCGATCGCGGTGCTCTGGCTCCCCGAGCACGCGCCGACGAACACCGGCAGCTTCCCGATGATGCCGCTGCCGGACTAG
- the cseB gene encoding two-component system response regulator CseB: MAETHVLFVEDDDVIREATQLALERDGFVVTAMPDGLQGLDAFRANRPDIALLDVMVPGLDGVSLCRRIRDESTVPVIMLSARADSIDVVLGLEAGADDYVTKPFDGAVLVARIRAVLRRFGHAVGAAGGGAAPAGQDPQGPLLAFGDLEIDTEGMEVRKGGAPVALTPTEMRLLLEFSSTPGTVLSRDKLLERVWDYGWGGDTRVVDVHVQRLRTKIGQDRIETVRGFGYKLKA; this comes from the coding sequence ATGGCAGAGACCCATGTCCTGTTCGTCGAGGACGACGACGTCATCCGTGAGGCGACCCAGCTCGCCCTGGAGCGGGACGGCTTCGTGGTCACCGCGATGCCCGACGGGTTGCAGGGCCTGGATGCCTTCCGAGCCAACCGGCCGGACATCGCGCTGCTCGATGTGATGGTGCCGGGTCTGGACGGCGTGAGCCTGTGCCGTCGCATCCGGGACGAGTCGACCGTGCCCGTGATCATGCTGTCGGCGCGCGCCGACTCGATCGACGTGGTGCTCGGCCTGGAGGCCGGCGCCGACGACTACGTCACCAAGCCGTTCGACGGCGCGGTGCTGGTCGCCCGCATCCGCGCGGTGCTGCGCCGCTTCGGCCACGCGGTCGGCGCGGCGGGCGGCGGTGCGGCCCCGGCGGGTCAGGATCCGCAGGGGCCGCTCCTGGCCTTCGGCGATCTGGAGATCGACACGGAGGGCATGGAAGTGCGCAAGGGGGGTGCGCCGGTGGCGCTGACGCCGACCGAGATGCGGCTGCTGCTGGAGTTCTCGTCGACGCCCGGGACCGTGCTCTCCCGCGACAAGCTGCTTGAGCGGGTGTGGGACTACGGCTGGGGCGGCGACACCCGGGTCGTGGACGTCCATGTCCAGCGGCTACGCACCAAGATCGGACAGGACCGGATCGAAACGGTCCGCGGCTTCGGCTACAAGCTCAAGGCATGA
- a CDS encoding A/G-specific adenine glycosylase yields the protein MTDITTDPAPADAASLHTPVIAWFDEHARDLPWRRPEAGAWGVMVSEFMLQQTPVNRVLPVYQLWLARWPRPADLAADAPGEAVRAWGRLGYPRRALRLHGAAQAITERHGGDVPSDHAQLLSLPGIGEYTAAAVASFAYGQRHAVLDTNVRRVLARAATGIQYPPTATTAVERKLARALLPDDEATAARWAAASMELGALVCTAKNEDCARCPIAGRCAWRLAGKPAYEGPARRGQTYAGTDRQVRGRLLAVLREAVAPVPQSALDAVWHEPVQRARALDGLVADGLVEPLENGFYRLPHS from the coding sequence ATGACTGACATCACCACAGACCCTGCCCCGGCCGACGCGGCGTCCCTCCACACGCCGGTCATCGCCTGGTTCGACGAGCACGCCCGCGATCTGCCCTGGCGCCGCCCCGAGGCCGGCGCCTGGGGTGTGATGGTCAGCGAGTTCATGCTGCAGCAGACACCCGTCAACCGGGTGCTCCCCGTGTACCAGCTGTGGCTGGCGCGCTGGCCGCGCCCGGCCGATCTGGCGGCCGACGCACCCGGCGAGGCGGTCCGCGCCTGGGGCCGGCTCGGCTATCCGCGGCGTGCGCTGCGCCTGCACGGGGCCGCGCAGGCAATAACGGAGCGGCACGGCGGCGATGTGCCGAGCGACCACGCGCAGTTGCTCTCGCTGCCCGGCATCGGGGAGTACACGGCAGCCGCGGTGGCCTCCTTCGCGTACGGACAGCGCCATGCCGTCCTCGACACCAATGTCCGCCGGGTCCTGGCCCGCGCCGCGACCGGCATCCAGTACCCGCCGACCGCGACGACCGCCGTCGAACGCAAGCTGGCCCGCGCGCTGCTGCCCGACGACGAGGCGACCGCGGCCCGCTGGGCGGCGGCCTCCATGGAGCTGGGCGCGCTGGTGTGCACGGCGAAGAACGAGGACTGCGCGCGCTGCCCGATCGCCGGTCGGTGTGCGTGGCGGCTGGCCGGTAAGCCCGCGTACGAAGGTCCCGCGCGCCGCGGCCAGACGTACGCGGGAACGGACCGGCAGGTGCGCGGCAGGCTCCTCGCCGTGCTGCGCGAGGCGGTGGCGCCGGTGCCTCAGTCGGCGCTGGACGCGGTCTGGCACGAGCCGGTCCAGCGGGCCCGGGCGCTGGACGGACTGGTCGCCGACGGGCTCGTGGAACCGCTGGAGAACGGATTCTACCGACTCCCTCACAGTTGA